One genomic region from Scomber scombrus chromosome 19, fScoSco1.1, whole genome shotgun sequence encodes:
- the brms1la gene encoding breast cancer metastasis-suppressor 1-like protein-A translates to MPVHRDREKKESTAEEMEVEEHEHEASSSEEEDSDTSSVSEDGDSSEMDEEDCERRRMECLDEMTNLEKQFTDLKDQLYRERLSQVNSKLTEVEAGRAAEYLEPLAVLLENMQVRTKVAGIYRELCLESVKNKYQCEIQAASQHWESEKLLLFDTVQSELEEKIRRLEEDRHSIDITSELWNDELSGRKKRRDALSPDKKRRRPSVVSGPYIVYMLPDLDILEDWTAIRKAVATLGPHRGKADSDSPVFPFRPDRNRPILNC, encoded by the exons ATGCCGGTGCACCGTGACcgggagaagaaggagagcacagcagaggagatggaggtggaggagcaTGAGCACGAGGCATCCAGCTCAGAGGAGGAGGATTCTGACACCTCCTCCGTCTCAGAAGATGGAGACAGCTCTG AAATGGATGAGGAGGACTGTGAGCGGAGGAGGATGGAGTGTCTGGATGAAATGACCAACCTGGAGAAACAGTTCACTGATCTCAAAGACCA gctgtATCGGGAGCGTCTCAGTCAGGTGAACAGTAAGCTGACAGAGGTGGAGGCTGGTCGGGCAGCAGAATATCTGGAGCCTCTGGCAGTACTGCTGGAAAACATGCAGGTCCGCACCAAGGTGGCAG GTATCTACAGAGAGTTGTGTTTGGAGTCTGTGAAGAACAAGTATCAGTGTGAGATCCAGGCAGCATCCCAGCACTGGGag agtgagaagctgctgctgtttgataCAGTTCAGAGTGAACtggaagagaaaataagaagacTGGAGGAAGACAGACACAGCATAGACATTACATCAG AGCTGTGGAATGACGAGTTgtcagggaggaagaagaggagagatgcTTTAAGTCCCgataagaagaggaggagacctTCAGTGGTGTCTG GTCCATATATTGTCTACATGCTGCCTGACTTGGACATCCTGGAGGACTGGACAGCTATCAGAAAG GCTGTGGCTACGCTGGGTCCTCACAGAGGGAAGGCCGACTCAGACAGCCCCGTGTTCCCATTCAGACCAGACAGAAACAGACCCATTCTCAACTGCtga